The Pseudomonas sp. IAC-BECa141 genome contains the following window.
AGTTCGATGTGATCTATGAACAGAAAGTGGTCAACGGCAAAGCTGTTGGCAACGGTCCGATCCTGTCCGCCCGCTTCACCAACCGCGGCAAGACTTACACTGCGGTGCGTTACACCAACAAACAGGGCAACAGCAGCTACTACACGGCCGACGGCAACAGCATGCGCAAGGCGTTCATCCGCACACCGGTAGATTTCGCCCGCATCAGCTCGAAATTTTCCATGGGTCGCAAACACCCGATCCTCAACAAGATCCGCGCTCACAAAGGCGTTGACTACGCCGCGCCGCGCGGTACACCAATCAAGGCTGCCGGTGACGGCAAAGTGCTGCTGGCCGGCCGTCGCGGCGGTTACGGCAACACCGTGATCATCCAGCATGGAAACACGTACCGTACGCTGTATGGCCACATGCAGGGTTTCGCCAAGGGCGTGAAGACCGGCGGGACTGTCAAACAAGGCCAGGTGATCGGTTACATCGGCACCACTGGCCTGTCCACCGGTCCGCATCTGCACTATGAGTTCCAGGTCAACGGTGTTCACGTCGATCCATTGGGCCAGAAGCTGCCGATGGCCGACCCGATCGCCAAATCCGAACGCGCTCGCTTCCTGGCGCAGAGCCAGCCATTGATGGCTCGCATGGACCAGGAAAAGGCCACCATGCTGGCTTCGAGCAAACGTTAAGTCATGGCTCTGTATATCGGCGTGATGTCCGGCACCAGTCTCGACGGGCTGGACATCGCCCTGATCGAGCAATCCTCGGCGATCAACCTGGTCGCCACACACTACATACCCATGCCTGACACCCTGCGCGCCGAGCTGCTTGGCTTGTGCGCCAGCGGCCCTGACGAAATTGCCCGCTCGGCAATTGCCCAGCAAAACTGGGTGAAGCTCGCCGCGCAAGGGATCCATACTCTCCTTGAAAAGCAACAGCTCAAGCCTGAAGCCATTCGCGCGATCGGCAGCCACGGCCAGACCATTCGCCACGAACCTGCACGCGGCTTCACTGTGCAGATCGGCAACCCTGCCCTGCTGACCGAGCTGACCGGCATCACCGTCGTCAGCGACTTCCGTAGCCGCGATGTAGCCGCCGGCGGCCAAGGCGCTCCGCTGGTTCCTGCCTTTCATGAAGCGTTGTTCGAAGAGCGTACCGGTAACCGCGCAGTCCTGAATGTCGGCGGTTTCAGCAATCTCAGTCTGATCGAGCCGAACAAGCCTGTAGCCGGTTTCGACTGCGGGCCGGGGAATGTGCTGATGGATGCCTGGATTCATCAGCAACGGGGCGAGAACTACGACTGTAACGGGCAGTGGGCAGCCAGCGGCAAGGTCGAACCGACCCTGCTGAAAGCCCTGCTCAGCGATCCGTTTTTCGTGACCCAAGGCCCGAAGAGCACCGGCCGCGAAGTTTTCAACCTGCCATGGCTGGAGCAGCAACTGTCGCGCCTGCCAGGTTTCGCAGCCGAAAACGTACAGGCAACACTGCTCGAACTGACGGCGCTGACCATCGTCGAATCGCTGCAAAGCGCTCAATCGAATACCGAAGAGCTCCTGGTTTGTGGGGGCGGCGCCCACAACGCCACACTGATGAATCGCCTGGCCGGGCTGCTACCGAACGCCAAAGTCGCCAGCACATCGACCCACGGCGTCGATCCGGACTGGGTCGAGGCCATGGCCTTCGCCTGGCTGGCCCACTGCTGTCTGGAAGGGATCGCCGGCAATCGCCCGAGCGTTACCGGTGCCAAAGGCCTTCGCGTACTCGGCGCCATCTACCCCAACTGACAAAACCCAGACAACAAAACGCCGCAGAACCGTGAGGCTCTGCGGCGTTTTATTGTGTAGGGTGAAACGCTATCAGATCGAGAACGAGGAGCCGCAACCACAAGTAGTGGTGGCATTCGGGTTCTTGATCACGAAACGCGAACCTTCCAGACCTTCCTGGTAATCCACCTCGGCACCCGCCAGGTACTGGAAGCTCATCGGATCGACTACCAGACTGACGCCTTCGCGCTCGACAATGGTATCGTCCTCGGCCACATCTTCATCGAAGGTGAAGCCGTACTGAAACCCTGAACAACCGCCGCCCGTAACGAATACGCGCAGCTTCAAGCGATCATTCCCCTCTTCATCGACCAGGCTCTTCACCTTGTGCGCGGCACCTTGAGTGAATTGCAAAGCCGTGGGGGTGAAGGATTCGACGCTCATGCTGACTATCTCCCGGCGTTACGCCGCCATAATGCGTGATGACGCGCATTATCCGCTTGTCCTAGAAAATCGGTCAACTATTGTTACGGTATATCAATAAACCTGATCAACCGATCAGAATGCAAAAAGGCCCGTCAAACGGGCCTTTTTACCGAGCAAGATCAGCTGTTACGGCAGCATGCCCGCGTGGGACAGACCCAGACGCTCATCCAGCCCGAACAGGATGTTCATGTTCTGCACTGCCTGACCCGACGCACCCTTGACCAGATTGTCGATCACGGAAAGCACCACCACCAGATCGCCATCCTGCGGACGATGAACCGCAATTCGGCAGACATTGGCGCCACGCACGCTGCGGGTTTCCGGGTGGCTACCAGCCGGCATCACGTCGACGAACGGCTCATTGGCATAACGCTTTTCGAACAACGCCTGCAGATCCACCGAACGATCCACCACGGTCGCGTAGAGCGTGGAGTGAATGCCACGGATCATCGGAGTCAGGTGCGGCACAAAGGTCAGACCGACATCCTTGCCTGCGGCACGACGCAGTCCCTGGCGAATTTCCGGCAGGTGGCGGTGACCTTTCACCGCATAAGCCTTCATGCTTTCCGACGTCTCGGAGTACAGCGAGCCTACGGCAGCACCGCGACCGGCACCGCTGACGCCAGACTTGCAGTCGGCGATCAGGTGCGAAGCGTCGGCAATGCCCGCCTCAAGCAACGGCAGGAAACCCAGCTGCGTCGCGGTCGGATAGCAACCCGGCACGGCAATCAGACGCGCCTTCCTGATTTGCTCGCGATTGACTTCCGGCAAGCCGTAAACCGCCTCGTCCAGCAACTCCGGCGCGCCGTGCGGCTGGCCGTACCACTTGGCCCACTCATCGGCGTCCTGCAGACGGAAGTCTGCCGACAGGTCGATGACCTTGGTGCCGGCCGCCAGCAACTCGCCGGCCAGTGCATGGGCAACGCCGTGCGGAGTGGCGAAGAACACCACGTCGCAAGCGCCCAGGGTCTTGATGTCCGGCACGCTGAATGCCAGACCGTCATAGTGACCGCGCAGGTTCGGGTACATATCAGCCACGGCCAGACCGGCCTCGGATCGGGAAGTGATTACCACCACTTCTGCCTGCGGATGCTGTGCCAACAGACGCAGCAATTCGACACCGGTGTAACCCGTGCCGCCGACGATACCGACCTTGACCATAAACCTGCCCTCAACGAACCCACTGGAAAGCCGTCGATAATAGGGGCCGCGCGCCCCTGCGACAACCGCCAAGGTGACGTGCGGACGCTCAAGCCTCTACTATCCGGCCTACCGTGAATTGGGGAATAACCAAAAATGCTCTATCTATGGATCAAAGCGCTTCATATCGTCAGCATCGTGTGCTGGTTTGCCGGCCTCTTCTATCTTCCGCGACTGTTCGTTTATCACGCGCAAAGTGAAGACACGATCAGCAAGGAACGCTTCAGCATCATGGAGCGCAAGCTGTATCGCGGCATCATGGGCCCGGCAATGATCGCCGCGCTGATCTTCGGCGGCTGGCTGATCTACCTGAACCCGGGCATCTTCAGCAGCGGTGGCTGGATCCACGCCAAACTGACCCTGGTCGTGCTGTTGATTGGTTACCACCACATGTGCGGCGCGCAGGTAAAACGTTTTGCCCGTGGCGAGAACACCCGCAGCCATGTCTTTTATCGCTGGTTCAATGAAGTGCCGGTTCTGATATTGCTGGCTATCGTAATTCTGGTCGTGGTCAAGCCGTTCTAACTTCAACAAATACAACTTTCCGGGGTACTTCCGATGTCGCTGCCCACTCTGCTCGAACAACGTCTGCGTCTGCCTGTGGTGGCAGCGCCGATGTTCCTGATCTCCAATCCTGAACTGGTGCTGGCTTGTTGCCGCAACGGCGTGGTTGGCAGCTTCCCGGCGCTGAACCAACGCGAAAGCAGCGGGTTCAAGGCCTGGCTGGAGCAGATCGAAGCGGGACTGGCGACACTCGAGAACCCGGCGCCTTATGCCGTGAATCTGATTGTTCACAAGAGCAATCCACGCCTGGAGGCGGATCTGAACATCTGCGTCGAGCACAAGGTACCTATCGTCATCACCAGCCTCGGCGCGGTGAAGGAAGTGGTAGACGCCGTGCACAGTTACGGCGGCCTGGTCTTCCATGACGTGACGACCCGCCGCCACGCAGAAAAAGCCGCCGAGGCCGGTGTGGATGGTTTGATCGCCGTCGCAGCCGGCGCCGGTGGGCACGCCGGCACCTGGAGCCCGTTCTCGCTGATCGCCGAGATCCGCGAGTTCTTCGACAAGACTCTGTTGCTTGCAGGATGTTTGAACCATGGGCATGAGATTCTCGCCGCACAACTGCTCGGCGCGGATCTGGCCTACCTCGGCACGCGATTTATCGGCACCACTGAAAGTCATGCGCCTGACGCCTACAAGAAGATGCTGCTGACTGCCAAAGCAGCCGACATCATTCATACTCCTGCCGTGTCCGGTGTTCCGGCCAGTTTCATGCGCCAAAGCCTGGAGGCCGCCGGTTTCGACATGGCAGCCCTGCAAGGCAAGGGTGAAGTTAATTTCGGCGACAAGCTCAAGCCGATCAACGACGAAGCCAAGGCCTGGAAAACCGTGTGGTCAGCGGGCCAGGGCGTAGGGCAGATCGATGATCTGCCAGGCGTGGATCAACTGGTGACGCGTCTCGATGCTGAATACCGCCAGGCCCTGGAGCACGCAGCGCAACTGCCGAAACGCTGGCCGCGCTGAATGAAACCCGGCCGGTCGCTGCCTGACCGGCCTCACACTGACTGCCCCCCTTCAATTTATCTCGCGACAAGGATGCCTCGGCCATGAGCGAACCCCGTTACAAGATCGTTTTCGACGGCGCGCTCCAGCCTGGCGTCGACATCACCACGGCCAAGCTCAACCTGGCCAATCTGTTCAAAAGCGATGTCGCCGCCATCGAGCGCCTGTTCAATGGCCGCACCGTCGCGCTCAAGCGTGATCTTTCGCATAGCGATGCGCAGAC
Protein-coding sequences here:
- the argC gene encoding N-acetyl-gamma-glutamyl-phosphate reductase, with the protein product MVKVGIVGGTGYTGVELLRLLAQHPQAEVVVITSRSEAGLAVADMYPNLRGHYDGLAFSVPDIKTLGACDVVFFATPHGVAHALAGELLAAGTKVIDLSADFRLQDADEWAKWYGQPHGAPELLDEAVYGLPEVNREQIRKARLIAVPGCYPTATQLGFLPLLEAGIADASHLIADCKSGVSGAGRGAAVGSLYSETSESMKAYAVKGHRHLPEIRQGLRRAAGKDVGLTFVPHLTPMIRGIHSTLYATVVDRSVDLQALFEKRYANEPFVDVMPAGSHPETRSVRGANVCRIAVHRPQDGDLVVVLSVIDNLVKGASGQAVQNMNILFGLDERLGLSHAGMLP
- the hemJ gene encoding protoporphyrinogen oxidase HemJ produces the protein MLYLWIKALHIVSIVCWFAGLFYLPRLFVYHAQSEDTISKERFSIMERKLYRGIMGPAMIAALIFGGWLIYLNPGIFSSGGWIHAKLTLVVLLIGYHHMCGAQVKRFARGENTRSHVFYRWFNEVPVLILLAIVILVVVKPF
- a CDS encoding anhydro-N-acetylmuramic acid kinase: MALYIGVMSGTSLDGLDIALIEQSSAINLVATHYIPMPDTLRAELLGLCASGPDEIARSAIAQQNWVKLAAQGIHTLLEKQQLKPEAIRAIGSHGQTIRHEPARGFTVQIGNPALLTELTGITVVSDFRSRDVAAGGQGAPLVPAFHEALFEERTGNRAVLNVGGFSNLSLIEPNKPVAGFDCGPGNVLMDAWIHQQRGENYDCNGQWAASGKVEPTLLKALLSDPFFVTQGPKSTGREVFNLPWLEQQLSRLPGFAAENVQATLLELTALTIVESLQSAQSNTEELLVCGGGAHNATLMNRLAGLLPNAKVASTSTHGVDPDWVEAMAFAWLAHCCLEGIAGNRPSVTGAKGLRVLGAIYPN
- a CDS encoding NAD(P)H-dependent flavin oxidoreductase encodes the protein MSLPTLLEQRLRLPVVAAPMFLISNPELVLACCRNGVVGSFPALNQRESSGFKAWLEQIEAGLATLENPAPYAVNLIVHKSNPRLEADLNICVEHKVPIVITSLGAVKEVVDAVHSYGGLVFHDVTTRRHAEKAAEAGVDGLIAVAAGAGGHAGTWSPFSLIAEIREFFDKTLLLAGCLNHGHEILAAQLLGADLAYLGTRFIGTTESHAPDAYKKMLLTAKAADIIHTPAVSGVPASFMRQSLEAAGFDMAALQGKGEVNFGDKLKPINDEAKAWKTVWSAGQGVGQIDDLPGVDQLVTRLDAEYRQALEHAAQLPKRWPR
- the erpA gene encoding iron-sulfur cluster insertion protein ErpA, producing the protein MSVESFTPTALQFTQGAAHKVKSLVDEEGNDRLKLRVFVTGGGCSGFQYGFTFDEDVAEDDTIVEREGVSLVVDPMSFQYLAGAEVDYQEGLEGSRFVIKNPNATTTCGCGSSFSI